From the genome of Bacteroidetes bacterium SB0662_bin_6, one region includes:
- a CDS encoding glycosyltransferase family 4 protein produces MLPDRRRSVPSSPQRVLLLAPYFLPRRRVGSMRPFRFAIHLREFGWEPTILTIASPGAKLTGKEAHLLKDVRVLSIASPIDRTFRSESQLGAPSGKGGRSRQRAPASWIAALDRQFPVDTWLPLFAAKFGKMLRQAAEVDPQVVWATGDPWSGLVAGQWLSRRLGVPYIADFRDPWTLSEVRTREKWAWVKRIDRNAERRVVAGADVLMFQTRQVADAYQECYARLDPAMVVIGNSFDPDVFDDPIAIEGDIHRQDVLPAYSSMLRIGFFGRFRAMSPAAPIMDALAELQKQQVSLAERVCVHSFGPLSETDAARARAHGLEGRFVCEDAVPLERALSTLRRFDLLLVSTDMRRRHIIPAKIFEYLAVGRPILSLSPNPEVGEMLRRTGTGIQLQDKAAVARLLTDCIHARELGQRLPIPFDPQPREIMRHDARATTREFVRTLDALAGR; encoded by the coding sequence ATGCTCCCTGATCGCCGACGATCTGTGCCTTCATCTCCCCAAAGAGTTCTTCTACTGGCGCCTTACTTCCTGCCCCGCCGCCGTGTAGGGTCCATGCGCCCGTTCCGGTTTGCCATTCATCTGCGTGAATTCGGCTGGGAGCCGACGATTCTGACTATTGCATCTCCAGGGGCGAAACTCACCGGCAAAGAGGCGCATCTTCTAAAGGACGTTCGCGTGCTGAGCATTGCATCGCCCATAGACCGTACGTTCCGGTCCGAGAGCCAGTTGGGAGCGCCGTCGGGAAAAGGGGGCAGATCCCGCCAGAGAGCGCCGGCTTCATGGATTGCCGCACTGGACCGGCAGTTTCCCGTAGATACCTGGCTTCCTCTTTTTGCCGCAAAATTCGGGAAGATGCTGCGGCAAGCGGCCGAAGTCGATCCGCAGGTCGTCTGGGCCACCGGCGATCCCTGGTCCGGCCTGGTGGCAGGGCAGTGGTTGAGCAGGCGGCTCGGCGTCCCGTACATCGCGGATTTTCGCGATCCCTGGACGCTGTCCGAGGTGCGCACCAGGGAAAAATGGGCCTGGGTCAAACGCATTGACAGAAATGCGGAACGCCGGGTGGTAGCAGGGGCGGATGTACTCATGTTTCAAACGCGGCAGGTAGCCGATGCATACCAGGAATGCTATGCCCGCCTTGATCCTGCGATGGTCGTCATTGGAAACAGTTTCGATCCGGATGTTTTCGACGATCCCATTGCTATAGAGGGCGATATCCATCGGCAAGATGTTCTTCCGGCCTACTCGTCCATGTTGCGCATCGGCTTTTTCGGACGTTTTCGCGCCATGTCGCCCGCTGCGCCCATCATGGATGCGCTGGCCGAACTTCAGAAGCAGCAAGTCTCTCTCGCCGAGCGTGTTTGCGTACATTCTTTCGGGCCGCTCTCGGAGACCGACGCTGCGCGGGCCCGTGCTCACGGGCTGGAAGGGCGGTTTGTATGCGAGGATGCCGTTCCACTCGAACGGGCGCTTTCCACGCTTCGCCGGTTCGATCTTTTGCTTGTAAGCACCGATATGCGCCGACGCCATATCATTCCCGCAAAAATCTTCGAGTATCTTGCGGTGGGGCGCCCCATTCTCTCGCTCTCCCCGAATCCGGAAGTGGGGGAAATGCTCCGGCGCACCGGGACCGGGATACAGCTTCAGGATAAGGCAGCGGTAGCGCGTCTTTTGACGGATTGCATCCATGCTCGTGAACTCGGGCAGCGGCTGCCCATCCCGTTCGATCCGCAACCGAGAGAAATCATGCGGCACGATGCGCGAGCGACCACGCGCGAATTTGTTCGCACGCTTGATGCCCTCGCGGGCCGGTAG
- a CDS encoding MaoC family dehydratase produces MNTYEKINIGDSFSTTRFLSKEDVQTFADLTGDDNPIHVDPEYAATTQFERPIVHGILLLGIISKVLGRDFPGHGCIAASISCRFLRPVPVGSEITVEIKISEKIEKRKHVRSRVYVYYEGRLAVGGEATIVPPSEDNARENGAASDVDQEEMAHAEN; encoded by the coding sequence ATGAATACATACGAGAAGATAAACATAGGCGATTCCTTTTCAACCACGCGCTTTCTATCCAAGGAAGATGTGCAGACGTTCGCGGACCTGACCGGGGACGACAATCCGATCCATGTAGACCCCGAATACGCCGCCACGACGCAATTCGAGCGGCCGATCGTACACGGTATCCTGCTGCTGGGCATCATCTCCAAAGTGCTTGGGCGGGATTTCCCGGGCCACGGTTGCATTGCCGCCTCCATTTCCTGCCGCTTTCTGCGCCCCGTGCCCGTAGGATCTGAAATCACGGTCGAGATCAAGATCAGCGAAAAGATCGAAAAGCGGAAACATGTCAGAAGCCGGGTATACGTCTACTATGAAGGGCGTCTGGCCGTGGGGGGTGAGGCTACCATTGTTCCTCCCTCTGAGGACAACGCAAGGGAAAATGGTGCAGCCTCCGACGT